The Falco biarmicus isolate bFalBia1 chromosome W, bFalBia1.pri, whole genome shotgun sequence DNA window GAGAGGTGCCcgaggactggaggaaagcaagtGTCCCTCCTATCTccaagaagggcaggaaggaggacccagggagctacaggctggtcagcctcacttCCATTCCTGTGAAGGTGATGGAGCAACTAttcctggaaaccatttccagatGCACAAAGGACCAGAAAGTGATTGGGAGTAgccagcatggattcaccaaggggaagtcaTGCCTGACCAAAACTGATAAACTTCTATGATGAAATGACTGGCCTGGTGGttgaggggagagcagtgggtACTGTCTACCTAGGCTTGAGTAAGGTTTTTTGACGCTGTGTCTCCTGTAAAATACTTCATTAGCTTTTGTATGAGTATGTGCTGGACAAAcggacagtgaggtggactgaaaatTGGCTGAGTGGCCAGGCCCAGACTGTGGTGATCAGTGGCATGAATTCTAGTTGGACACCAGTGACTAGCACTGTACCTCAGGGGTCAATACTGGGTCCAGTTCTGATCAACATCTTtgttaatgatctggatgatgagCCacagtgtaccctcagcaagtcttcAGATGACACAacactgggaggagtggctgatgcacCAGAGGGTTGTGctaccatccagagggaccaggacaggctggagaaatgggctgatgGGAGCCTCATACAGTTCaacaaggtcctgcacctggggaggaacaaccccaggcaccagtatATGCTGGGGgtcacccagctggaaagcagcttgtcagaaaaggacctgggggtcctaTTGGACAGCAGGTTGAACGTGAGCCATCAATGTGCGCTTGCTGAAAAGAAGCCAAATGGTAtactgggctgcattaggaggagcactgtcagcaggttgagggaggtgatccttcccctgtactcagcactggtgaggccccacATGGAGTCTTGTGTCTAGTTCTGGGCTCCTTAGTACAAGAAGAGAGACACAGAGCTACTAGAGAGAGTCCAGCAAggggccacaaagatgattaagggactagagcatctctcctatgaggaaaagctgagagagctgagacTCTTTAGCCTAGGAAAgagaaggctggggggggggaatctCATCAGTgaatataaatacctgaagggagggtgaaaacaagatggagccaggctcttttcaatggtgtccagtgacaggacaatgggcacaagctgaaacacaggaggttgCACCTGAGAATCAGTAAACAGTTTTTCACTGTGAATCATTCCATGATTCAATGTGAATcgttccatgattctatgaacagACAGGGACCCCAAGACAGAAGTGCATGCACACACTTGGCTTTTGAGGCAAGCCACAGTGTCCTGAAGTATTCTGTGAGTAAGAGTCCACACCCTTAAATAATACACCCAAGACccgttaaaaaaaaaggctctaatttctttcaaagacagAGGGAGATACACAAGTTAGAGCTACTGCCAAAGCTCACAGTTTGGCTTCCAGCCTTGTTGCATGTCAGATGAGCAGTTGTGCTGGTCCCTTCTGCATAGAATCACTATAAAAGCATTACCTTTGTGTGCTGTCCCCAGACTGCTGAGCACATCCCATGCTTAGTTTGCAACCCATCACGTTTCCATCCAAGACCCAAATCTCATCCATACCAAATGTCATGTTTCTTCCCCCACTCATTTCCCAGACAAAGTATTTGCTAAGGGACAGACTGTCCTTTCCATGCTACAGCAGTAATAACTTTGTCCGTCTCAATAAACAGGAGCAATGACCCAAACAGAGCCAGAGCCAATACTCTTAACTCCCACAAACCAGAAAAGCTTCCAGTAGGTGAAGCTGGCAAAGACTAACAACATTATAGAAGTGAGAGAACCAAGAAGCTCCTATGGGAAGAGCAAAGCCTGATTTCCAAGAGAAACTACCCAGTGAAAGTAGTGACAGCCATAAAGGCTTTCTACTGAGACATGTAGTAGGTCTGACAGTCTCCAGAACCAGTTATAATACTAGTAAGATGTAGTTAACCACTTCACCTCCTGGCCATCTCATTTGACTGATTACCTCCAAGTCCCCAGAGATGTTTAAgttaaaatgcaatttcattCTGTTCCATGTTCCACCCACCTCATGCAAATGTCTGGTTCTGGCACAATaccaaacagatgaaaaaaacacctggTTAAATCAGATTAGAAGAGTTGCAAATAGTCTGAATTGCACCATACATACTAAACATATGTACCCACAggtgtagtggaatgaagctgggttaattagcattgataatatacaactgtgggttggcagatgtagataaggtgcagctgtggctggttaagtggttgagagccaatgaagagagagcagccaagaaagggagagggggaagaagcagagagaagggagagaacatgtgccctggatgaggcgagatgaggagaaggcagcagaggaactgtatgaagagtgtgctggatgagatggtaaaagactttgttgcagcttgatagtttggagagtgctgcgacacaCAGGCACCTAAAGCAGGACTTGTTCCCCAACAGCTTCAAAAAAGTTCACATCTCTTCCCATTTCTATATATGAATATGCCCTTATCTCCCCAAAAGGGGATCATTTTTGCAGCACTTGTAAGCTCAATATCAGCATCACACTAAGGCCAGCTACAGTGCTTTCAGTCAGCACGGAATGCAGGTCACTGGTCTCCAGagccaacacacacacacacacacacacacacacacacacacacacaaaggtcAACATCCTTACACAGGTAGTCTCTCATTTGCCATCTTGCAAGACTCAGTCTAAGGGCACATGGGCACCCTACTCTCTCTtaagcagaggaagcagaagcaAGCCACATCTGAGCTCTGAGGTGCAAATTCATAGGAGAGGCACGCCAAATTCCAGATGTGTTTTCTATTCATAGATGTAGCCTCTCTACAAAGATTGTCACAGGCTGTGCCTCATTTTTTGGGAAAACAAACTTCTCTCACACAAATGCACAGTATTCAACAGACTTCTTGTGAATGTCAGGTATGCCAAATGCTAGGGCCCTCTTTTCTGAAGCAGTGGTCTTAAGGTAGGAAATTCTGTGATATCCCATCCAGGCTCCCCTTGAAATGTTCTCAAAGGCTATTTTCACTTTAGCCCACAgcattatgaaaataaacatcagtattttgaaagtaaCAATAATATAATTCTGGGAAACATTCTTTCAATGAAGAACACTTCCCTGCAAATACTCATCGGCAGAATGCTAGAACAGCACTCCCCCAATCGCTGTTTGGCATTATTTCTAAGCTAACAAAATCTAACACATTTGTGATTCTTAGAGGAGTTAATGCAGtaactaaattaaattttaaatgtaagccAGATTCTATCTAATACTCAGATTCTAATAATAAACATGGACAGTAAGAGTTCACAGGCTTTCCAAGTGCTTTATGTAAAAGAAGAATGGAGTTTGCAAACCCTGCAATGTAAACATCTTCAATAGACcagctatatatatattttaaataaaaattaatattcattGAGATACTGCTTTTAAGCAAGCCTTTTCTAGAAATTCAGTGCATGTACCTATGAAACAATAAGATTACATGCTTAATCACTGCTACATGCACTGCACAGAATACgcacttaaaaaagaaaaaaaaaaaagtgtttacgTAAATCACCCAAGGTTTTACCTCTGCATACAGTTGTGAAGGACAGTTTCATTCCAGAATTTCTTCTACAGCTATCTGGATAATACATCATCATCAAAGAATCAACTGAACAACAGCCcttaaaatgctttattgaaCTGAGTCTTTTTGTAATGTGCAGAAGATGTGTCTGAAAAGACTGCAGTTTGatttttagggcttttttttaacatcctcaacaatcaattaaaaattaatctttattgAGGGTAACTCCTGAGATAACCATAAGACTATGTtctcttaaaacattttctgttgcagaGACTAAAAGACAAACAACGCTAATACAGTACAAAATGGAAACAATCGGAAACTGAGAACTGAGAAAATAAGAATGGAACTCGAATGTCAACCTATGGGGTAGcttcttttgttgctgttatcTTAGATGAACATACATATCACAGTTCTCTTAGGAACATCATCAGGTTTTCAAGTCTAATTTTCAGAAGTTGTGtgcatttttatctttataAGCTAACTTTACATTCCAAATAATTAAAGCCTTGCTGTCCCTTGCTTTGGGGCTATTATAATAATCCATACCAAAAAAACTTATAGGATTAACAGTATAGGCAAATGGGTAGCATGACTCAATTAaacaggctttattttttatgtcaGAAATATAACCCAAAACCCCAATAAATAAAAGTTGATAGGAATTAGCATTAAAAATTCAACTGTAACATATGGAGATATCTGGGAAGTCAaatcctcaagctctcctgaCACTAAGGAGTCTCTGCAAACTATGAAGCAAGTACATAAATAACTCAAAATGATAAGGACTGTGAAGGCTTAGAACCTTTAAGACAACATAATCCAGGttaactcccccccccccccccccgacagCAAATATAGGAATCATTTACAcctaaataaaatatgtttaacataaaaaggaaaactttaaagaaaggtgagaaaaaaaaaaagtgggtttagGGCACACAGAAGCCCTTTGTGGTAGATTCCAGTAGTGGCCCTTGGGTTTTGTCTCCTACAGGTGAATACAAAGTTCGATTCCACATGGATATGATGTCTAACAGGGCAACATACTGGTCATAGTATAGCAAAATGTCACACTCTGGAAGCAAAAACATAGCCCGCTGCAGAGTTTGCATCAATACGCAGGGAGATCACATAAAAAGGTTACTGGTCATGTGTTACTCAAAAGGCTAATTCACAGCCACGAACTGCTAGcgagcattatttttttttttcttttttttttttgtcacattaCCTTTGAATAATGGGAAAGCTTTGGGATTTTATAGTTTTACTCCTTGtacttacattttttaaatgacaaggTCACTAAAACTCATGCACgctgcaaaaaaaatcatgctgtAGTTAAGGTAAACCATCCAAgcaatttttattcattaatatTCATAAATACACACAGCAGCTTCATtagagatttttcattttttcctcttcagtttgAATGTGGAGTATTAGGAGAGCTTTTTGCACGTCAAGCTACAGGACGCAGAGCTTTTTCTCTGCAACCTATATTTACCTGCTAAAAGTAAAAATTGGTTAAGTGGAAATGATTATCATATatatcttttctctcttcctttgaATGTACACAACGTAACAAGAGTGACAGACCTGAAATTACAatcaccaaaacaaacccaaaatagTTGTTGTCCACTTTCATTGGCAAATACAGCACAGAGGACATTGTCTGCAAAGTGGGATGCCATCAAAGAGGAGGCTCATTTCCTTTActattctcttttaaatttaGGTTTTCTAAAGCAACATCTAGAGGCATAATATCTACACAGCCCATAGCACCAAAATCAGCAATCTCTCCCCGTTCTTCCTCATCTGAGGAGGAACTTTCTTCCCGCATCAAAGTGGACAGTAGAAGCTCTTGAACAAACAAGCTGCGGTCTGCCCGTTCACTTTCCTTTGACTGACGCTCTGCTTCTGACATCTTAGGATCATTCAACCTGCATGGCAtcacagaaagagagaagacaGGACATGTAGTATCATCAACAAAATGAGCTTTCACTAACTGCCTAAACAGCTGGACTGATGCATGCTGAACAACATCTGAAAGCCGTTCCTTTGAGAAACAATATAGGTACTGCTGCACTTCTCTTGACACACACAGATCTGACAACACCTGACACTCCTGATGCAAGAATCCAGACGTTTAACAAACTTGTTCCTAGATGCTTCAAAAAACTTCACAAAAGTAGACTCTaaggctgaaggaaaaaaatagctatttctgaagtttctttcccttcagaggggttttgttttaagggATGTTAAAATTCTCTAGTCATCCCTTAAGTGCTCATGGCAGAAGAGTTAAAACCACAGAACAAGTTACCTCGTAAGAAGAAACTGGGAATGCTGTATAGTCTGCTGATTGTTTTCCGTGTTAGATGTATTGGTTGCTGCTATAGACTGTGTAAGAGTGGTGGGGATGCTGCTTGTGTTAGTGCGTCTAGTTGCATTGCGTGCAGTCTCCAGTTGTTGTCTTGCTGCCTGTGCATGCTGTCGCTCCAACTGCAGTTgcatctgcagctgctgtaaCTGAGAAGCAGAAGGGCCAGAAGAATTCAGCTGCCCTGCAGAACGTCTCACACCTGATAACTGAGATAAAAGCTCTGccagaagagagaaaagtttCTACAGTGAAATCTGGTTAAATACATATCGCACAGCAGTATAAATATGTTCTGAATACCAGTATATCAattcctttgctttctaaaaattttcagaaattaaattaatgaacAAATTGTATTGATTCAAAAAGCTACATGGGCTATCCATTACAAACATCCCATGTCTCAAACCCCATAGGGTAAGGAAGATTAAGAATCATCTAGAGTAAAGAACCATACATAAATAAGAGAGTCAAagtttaaagctttttaaaccAATAAAAGTAAACCTATGAGGAATACCATATAAGCAATATCCTGTGCAACAAT harbors:
- the LOC130141976 gene encoding E3 ubiquitin-protein ligase KCMF1-like isoform X3, whose translation is MSRHEDLYYGGEAFSVEQPQSFTCPYCGKMGYTETSLQEHVASEHTETSSEVICPICAALPGGDPNHVTDDFAAHLTLEHRAPRDLDESSGVRHVRRMFHPGRGLGGPRARRSNMHFTSSSTGGLSSSQSSYSPSNRETMDPIAELLSQLSGVRRSAGQLNSSGPSASQLQQLQMQLQLERQHAQAARQQLETARNATRRTNTSSIPTTLTQSIAATNTSNTENNQQTIQHSQFLLTRLNDPKMSEAERQSKESERADRSLFVQELLLSTLMREESSSSDEEERGEIADFGAMGCVDIMPLDVALENLNLKENSKGNEPPL